The Metabacillus schmidteae genome has a segment encoding these proteins:
- a CDS encoding bile acid:sodium symporter family protein has protein sequence MLYKLNRQLEKWMPVITPISVLTGVLLADKLLPLTFLIPWLFAFMTLTGSLGSSFSSLKGVIKKPLPLFVIILLLHLVMPLFAWTVGHTFYPNDHLTITGFVLASVIPTGITSFMWVTIYKGNIALALSIILFDTMLSPFLVPFTLSFFVGQNVQINVMDIMSGLLFMVVIPSLIGMMTNHLTNDKSIKVGKTLAPFSKLALASVIMINGAVISPYIKEFDVKLLMIGLTVFFLACIGYCIAWGLGMVLKRDRETQVVMLFTGGMRNISAGAVIAVQYFPPAVAVPVVLGMLFQQILASLFGFLFNIFDHKHSVKDQISATQ, from the coding sequence ATGTTATATAAATTGAATCGTCAGCTTGAAAAGTGGATGCCTGTCATTACACCAATTAGTGTGTTAACAGGTGTGTTGCTTGCAGATAAGCTGTTACCCTTAACATTTCTCATTCCATGGTTATTTGCATTTATGACATTAACAGGTAGTCTAGGGTCAAGTTTTTCATCTCTTAAAGGTGTTATAAAAAAACCACTGCCTTTATTTGTGATCATTTTGCTGCTTCATCTGGTCATGCCTTTATTTGCATGGACAGTTGGACATACCTTTTATCCAAACGATCACTTAACGATTACCGGATTTGTCTTGGCATCTGTCATACCAACAGGTATTACAAGCTTTATGTGGGTAACGATTTATAAAGGGAATATTGCACTTGCGTTATCCATCATCTTATTTGACACGATGCTGTCACCATTTTTAGTGCCATTTACGTTATCTTTTTTTGTGGGTCAGAATGTACAAATTAATGTAATGGATATTATGTCCGGATTATTATTTATGGTTGTTATTCCTTCACTTATAGGTATGATGACAAATCATCTGACGAACGATAAAAGTATAAAGGTAGGAAAAACGTTAGCACCGTTTTCAAAGCTTGCTCTTGCCTCAGTCATTATGATTAACGGAGCAGTTATCTCCCCATACATCAAAGAATTTGATGTAAAACTATTGATGATCGGGTTAACTGTCTTTTTTCTTGCCTGCATAGGTTACTGTATTGCATGGGGATTAGGGATGGTGCTAAAAAGAGACAGAGAAACTCAAGTTGTGATGTTATTTACAGGTGGTATGCGTAATATTAGTGCAGGTGCTGTTATTGCTGTTCAATATTTTCCACCTGCTGTTGCAGTGCCAGTTGTATTAGGAATGTTATTTCAACAAATATTAGCATCATTATTTGGTTTTTTATTCAACATATTCGATCATAAACACTCAGTAAAAGATCAAATTTCAGCAACACAATAA
- the proC gene encoding pyrroline-5-carboxylate reductase → MLHDKTVAFLGAGSMAEAMISGLVKSNKFPIQQIIATNRSNAERLSALEANYGIKSCRIEDLQFDQIDIIILAMKPKDVDQALRGIKQHIKPNHLILSVLAGITTTYLEQNLHIGQQVVRVMPNTSSAIGESATAISPGHETSENNVVLTKTFLNCIGEVYIIDEKDMDIFTGLAGSGPAYFYYLMEHMEQQGVQAGFDVGTTRKIIAQTIKGAAKMVQEQDETPTILREKVTSPNGTTAAGLNALDENGGGKAIAKAVEHAAKRSKEISEQIQESLLVNSK, encoded by the coding sequence ATGCTACACGATAAAACAGTTGCATTTTTAGGTGCAGGTTCAATGGCAGAGGCAATGATATCCGGTTTAGTGAAGTCAAATAAATTTCCGATTCAACAGATCATTGCCACTAATCGCTCGAATGCAGAACGATTATCTGCCTTAGAAGCAAATTATGGAATAAAGAGCTGTAGAATTGAAGATTTACAGTTTGATCAAATAGATATCATTATTCTGGCTATGAAGCCAAAAGATGTAGATCAGGCTTTAAGAGGAATCAAGCAACATATCAAACCAAACCATCTCATATTATCAGTACTAGCTGGAATTACAACAACATATCTTGAACAAAACCTTCATATTGGCCAGCAAGTAGTTCGAGTAATGCCGAACACATCAAGTGCTATCGGTGAATCAGCTACTGCCATATCCCCAGGTCATGAAACATCAGAAAACAATGTCGTGTTAACTAAAACATTTTTAAATTGCATCGGTGAAGTTTATATAATCGATGAAAAGGATATGGATATTTTTACTGGTCTTGCAGGAAGCGGACCGGCATACTTTTATTATTTAATGGAGCATATGGAACAGCAAGGTGTGCAGGCTGGCTTTGATGTAGGAACAACGAGAAAAATCATTGCTCAAACAATCAAAGGTGCTGCAAAAATGGTTCAAGAACAAGATGAAACACCGACAATCTTAAGAGAAAAGGTAACATCACCAAACGGAACAACTGCTGCGGGACTCAATGCACTTGATGAGAATGGTGGAGGCAAGGCAATTGCTAAAGCTGTTGAACATGCGGCAAAACGTTCAAAAGAAATTAGTGAGCAAATCCAGGAAAGTCTTTTAGTGAATTCTAAATAG
- the proB gene encoding glutamate 5-kinase, whose translation MATLDNKKKRVVIKVGSSSLTSRHGEISRRKLEKLADEIAVLKDDGHEVVFVSSGAVAAGYRKLGCINRPTSLPEKQAAASIGQGLLIEAYSEIFLSHGYVASQILITRSDFSDETRYNNVRNTLNVLLERGIIPIVNENDTVTVDRLKFGDNDTLSAKVAGLIEADQLIILSDIEGLYDSDPRKNDQAKLLEKVYEITPEIEEGAGDSGSNVGTGGMRSKIDAVKIAMASGISTFLGKASIANILTEAVSGKAKGTYFEVTNETVNLNRKKQWIAFHSGPEGEVVINQNVKMSIADHKHSIYSSDIEQVNGQFEKGAVIRILDHEGERVGLGVVNYSTEELEKMKNMTGRDIQRQEVVHFDDLVCELELSLPVGV comes from the coding sequence ATGGCGACCCTTGACAACAAAAAGAAACGGGTTGTAATAAAGGTAGGAAGCAGTTCTTTAACAAGTCGACACGGTGAAATTAGTCGACGAAAACTAGAGAAATTAGCAGATGAAATTGCTGTATTAAAAGATGACGGGCATGAAGTGGTTTTTGTATCATCTGGAGCTGTAGCAGCAGGATATCGAAAACTAGGATGTATTAATCGTCCAACTTCTTTACCTGAAAAACAGGCAGCAGCTTCTATTGGGCAAGGTTTATTAATCGAAGCGTACTCGGAAATTTTCTTATCTCACGGATATGTAGCATCCCAAATTTTAATAACGCGCAGTGATTTTTCAGATGAAACCCGCTATAACAATGTTAGAAATACACTAAATGTACTATTGGAAAGAGGGATTATTCCAATTGTCAACGAAAACGATACGGTTACAGTTGATCGTTTGAAATTTGGTGACAATGATACTTTATCAGCTAAAGTAGCGGGATTAATCGAAGCGGATCAACTTATTATTCTTTCTGACATCGAGGGGTTATATGATTCAGATCCCCGGAAAAATGATCAAGCAAAATTACTCGAAAAAGTATATGAAATTACCCCTGAAATTGAAGAGGGTGCAGGTGATTCAGGAAGTAATGTTGGTACAGGTGGAATGAGATCAAAAATTGATGCTGTCAAAATCGCAATGGCATCAGGTATTTCAACATTTCTTGGAAAAGCAAGTATTGCTAATATTCTAACTGAAGCAGTTAGTGGTAAAGCGAAGGGAACATACTTTGAAGTAACAAATGAGACAGTTAATTTAAATAGGAAGAAACAATGGATTGCCTTCCACTCAGGTCCTGAGGGAGAGGTTGTCATTAATCAAAATGTAAAAATGTCCATCGCTGATCATAAACATAGCATTTATTCATCTGATATTGAGCAAGTGAATGGTCAATTTGAAAAAGGGGCAGTTATTCGCATTCTAGATCATGAAGGCGAAAGAGTTGGCCTCGGAGTTGTTAATTATTCAACAGAGGAATTAGAAAAAATGAAGAACATGACAGGTAGAGATATTCAAAGACAGGAAGTTGTTCATTTCGATGATTTGGTATGTGAGCTTGAATTATCATTGCCTGTTGGAGTATAA
- a CDS encoding SurA N-terminal domain-containing protein: protein MLKKFLLALFVGILSLSLVACNNDEEKTKESATEKETTNEETTDKEEAAVDPEEMQKKLEAQQVEEDKVVAVVNGKEIKGNEYNEALSYSQMQYTQMGQDPTTKELASQLKDDTLESLVGQTLIMQEIEKKGYKAKEEEINKQLDTIKADFEDENAFEEALKGNSMTLDELKLQIADRVKYDQYIKNDLKVEEVTDKEVKEYYDTMTSSAEKTAETPKYEDVKDMLKTNLETQKTQEKLAAKVEELRESAEIELKL from the coding sequence ATGTTGAAAAAGTTTTTACTAGCACTTTTTGTCGGAATACTTTCTTTATCACTTGTTGCTTGTAACAATGATGAAGAGAAGACAAAGGAATCGGCAACAGAAAAAGAAACAACTAATGAAGAAACTACCGATAAAGAGGAAGCAGCTGTTGATCCAGAGGAGATGCAGAAAAAGCTAGAGGCACAACAGGTAGAAGAAGATAAGGTTGTTGCAGTTGTTAACGGCAAAGAAATTAAAGGAAATGAATATAATGAGGCTTTAAGCTATTCGCAAATGCAATACACACAAATGGGACAAGACCCTACGACTAAAGAACTAGCATCACAATTAAAAGACGATACACTTGAAAGCCTTGTAGGACAAACTCTCATTATGCAGGAAATTGAGAAAAAGGGCTATAAAGCAAAAGAAGAGGAAATTAATAAACAGCTCGATACTATTAAAGCAGATTTTGAAGATGAAAATGCGTTTGAAGAAGCATTAAAAGGAAATAGCATGACTCTGGATGAACTTAAACTCCAAATTGCTGACAGGGTAAAATACGATCAATATATTAAAAATGACTTAAAAGTTGAAGAAGTAACTGACAAAGAAGTAAAAGAATATTATGACACAATGACAAGTTCTGCTGAAAAAACCGCAGAAACTCCAAAATACGAAGATGTTAAAGACATGCTAAAAACAAACCTTGAGACACAAAAAACACAGGAAAAACTTGCAGCAAAAGTTGAAGAGCTTCGGGAATCTGCAGAGATTGAGCTGAAATTGTAA
- the xylB gene encoding xylulokinase: MKYVIGIDLGTSAVKVILMDQQGTIAQEVSKSYPLIHEKSGYSEQDPETWVEKTKEGLTELVQKFQGNIKDIEGISFSGQMHGLVLLDKDKQVLRNAILWNDVRTTNQCKQIYDVVGTERLLDITKNPALEGFTLPKILWVKEHEPQIFEKAVVFMLPKDYLRYRMTGNIHSEYSDAAGTLLLNVGEKTWSKEICDLFELNINFCPPLVESHEFVGQVTEELAHETGLSIDTKVFAGGADNACGAIGSGILSEGNTLCSVGTSGVVLSYEERNDRDFSGKVHYFNHGKEDAFYTMGVTLAAGYSLSWFKDVFAENEPFEVLLDGIEAIPPGSNGLLFTPYLVGERTPHADPAIRASFIGMEGSHTKKDFARAVIEGITFSLNESIEIFRESGKEIARVISIGGGAKNDTWLQIQADVFNAKIIKLKSEQGPGIGAAILAAYGAGWADSLKGIADTFIQPEKTFDPIPENVEKYKQLFNLYKDVYNQTKSLNEGLRDFRK; the protein is encoded by the coding sequence ATGAAATATGTAATTGGGATCGATTTAGGAACAAGCGCAGTTAAAGTGATATTAATGGATCAACAAGGAACAATTGCCCAAGAAGTATCAAAATCTTATCCATTGATTCATGAAAAGTCAGGATACAGTGAACAGGATCCTGAAACTTGGGTTGAAAAAACGAAGGAAGGTCTTACAGAGCTTGTTCAAAAATTCCAAGGAAACATAAAGGATATTGAAGGAATAAGTTTTTCAGGGCAAATGCATGGACTTGTTCTATTAGATAAGGATAAACAAGTATTAAGAAATGCAATTCTTTGGAATGATGTAAGAACAACTAACCAGTGTAAACAAATTTATGATGTAGTTGGTACAGAGCGCTTACTAGACATTACAAAAAATCCGGCGTTAGAAGGCTTTACACTACCAAAAATATTATGGGTTAAAGAGCATGAACCTCAAATATTTGAAAAAGCAGTTGTATTTATGCTTCCAAAGGATTATCTTCGATATCGAATGACAGGAAACATACATAGCGAATATTCAGATGCCGCAGGAACGTTATTGTTAAATGTTGGAGAAAAAACATGGAGTAAAGAGATCTGTGATTTATTCGAATTAAATATCAATTTCTGTCCTCCATTAGTTGAATCTCATGAATTCGTTGGTCAGGTTACAGAAGAATTAGCTCATGAAACTGGCTTATCAATTGACACAAAAGTGTTCGCCGGTGGAGCCGATAATGCATGTGGTGCAATTGGTTCCGGTATCTTATCCGAAGGTAATACCCTTTGTAGTGTAGGTACTTCAGGTGTTGTTCTTTCCTATGAAGAACGTAATGATCGTGATTTTTCAGGGAAGGTACATTATTTCAATCACGGAAAAGAAGATGCCTTCTATACGATGGGAGTAACGCTTGCAGCTGGTTATAGTTTAAGTTGGTTTAAGGATGTATTCGCTGAAAATGAACCATTTGAGGTTTTGTTAGATGGAATTGAAGCTATACCACCTGGATCCAATGGTCTGCTGTTTACACCATACCTAGTAGGTGAAAGAACACCACATGCAGATCCTGCAATTCGTGCAAGCTTTATTGGCATGGAAGGTTCTCATACGAAAAAGGATTTTGCTCGAGCTGTTATTGAAGGCATCACATTTTCTCTTAACGAGTCAATTGAGATCTTTCGTGAAAGCGGAAAAGAAATTGCTCGTGTCATTTCAATAGGTGGCGGAGCTAAAAATGATACTTGGTTACAAATTCAAGCTGATGTTTTTAACGCAAAAATCATTAAGTTAAAAAGTGAGCAAGGACCAGGTATTGGGGCAGCCATTCTAGCTGCATATGGCGCAGGCTGGGCTGATTCATTAAAAGGTATTGCGGATACCTTTATTCAGCCTGAAAAAACATTTGATCCGATTCCGGAAAATGTTGAAAAATATAAGCAGTTATTTAATCTTTATAAGGACGTTTACAACCAAACAAAATCATTAAATGAGGGTTTAAGAGACTTTAGAAAATAA
- a CDS encoding VanW family protein translates to MFLALFMLITQPVETSDNLSITYEGKELKSLHRSEVALSPFQYDFIDETKFNELTNVLESKVYKGPVNASLDQHGRLISEETGLKLDRDLWKEIFYSRYFSQGPATIEIPTETLYPKVDSELLSSIKDKMVGQYVTFFNSRNTERTQNIKLASEAINNHVIFPGEIFSFNSVVGKRTIEKGYLPAPVIVRGELSEGIGGGICQVSSTLFNAVDKAGVKILERYSHSRKVPYVPPKRDATVSWYGPDFTFKNVHNQPLLIRSKVIGGQLVVNIFSSDTLQINES, encoded by the coding sequence GTGTTTCTAGCACTTTTCATGCTGATCACACAGCCTGTTGAAACGTCAGATAATCTATCGATCACATATGAAGGGAAGGAATTAAAATCACTACATCGCTCTGAAGTTGCTCTTTCACCATTTCAGTATGATTTTATTGATGAAACCAAATTTAATGAATTAACGAATGTTTTAGAATCAAAAGTATATAAAGGACCAGTCAACGCTTCATTAGATCAACACGGTAGATTAATTAGTGAAGAAACGGGATTAAAATTAGATCGTGATTTGTGGAAGGAGATATTTTATTCCCGTTACTTTTCACAAGGTCCTGCAACAATTGAAATACCGACAGAAACACTTTATCCAAAAGTAGATAGTGAACTTCTTTCCTCGATTAAGGACAAAATGGTAGGTCAATATGTCACTTTTTTTAATAGCCGTAATACAGAAAGGACCCAAAATATTAAATTAGCTTCAGAGGCAATAAATAATCATGTAATCTTTCCTGGAGAAATTTTCTCATTTAATTCTGTTGTTGGAAAAAGAACAATAGAGAAAGGTTATTTACCTGCTCCAGTTATCGTAAGAGGAGAATTGTCTGAAGGAATTGGCGGAGGGATTTGTCAAGTATCATCGACTCTTTTCAATGCCGTTGATAAAGCAGGTGTCAAAATTTTAGAGCGTTACTCACATAGTCGAAAAGTTCCTTATGTACCTCCAAAACGAGACGCAACCGTAAGTTGGTATGGACCTGATTTCACATTTAAAAATGTACATAACCAACCTTTGCTTATTCGTTCAAAAGTAATTGGAGGACAGCTTGTCGTCAATATTTTTTCATCAGATACTTTACAAATTAATGAAAGTTAA
- the tenA gene encoding thiaminase II produces the protein MKFSQRLYEKVKPIWEQNHAHPFVQGMGDGTLAKEKFRFYMVQDYLYLIEYAKVFALGAVKATDLNTMGRFAALLNSTLNEEMELHRQYAKRFDITTQELEDAKPSPTTLAYTHYMLHVSQNGTLAELVAALLPCMWSYWEIGKELSKKEGACQHEFYGEWITMYASNEFGQLASWCIDLMNDLAKGKSEAELSQLEEIFLNTTRFEYMFWDMAYHEMMWPVHD, from the coding sequence ATGAAATTTAGTCAAAGACTTTATGAAAAAGTTAAGCCTATTTGGGAACAAAATCACGCACATCCGTTTGTACAGGGGATGGGAGATGGAACACTTGCAAAAGAAAAGTTTCGATTTTATATGGTTCAAGATTATCTGTACTTAATTGAATATGCAAAGGTATTTGCTTTAGGTGCTGTAAAAGCAACGGATCTGAATACAATGGGGCGATTTGCAGCATTGCTTAATTCGACATTAAATGAAGAGATGGAGCTTCACCGGCAATATGCCAAAAGATTTGACATTACCACTCAAGAATTAGAGGATGCGAAGCCTTCTCCGACAACACTTGCCTATACACACTATATGTTACATGTTAGTCAAAATGGAACGCTGGCTGAGTTAGTTGCCGCTCTCTTACCCTGCATGTGGAGCTACTGGGAGATAGGTAAAGAGTTATCAAAAAAGGAAGGAGCGTGTCAGCATGAATTTTACGGTGAATGGATTACAATGTATGCTTCAAATGAATTCGGTCAGCTTGCTTCTTGGTGTATTGATTTAATGAATGACCTTGCTAAAGGGAAATCAGAAGCAGAGTTAAGTCAATTAGAAGAGATCTTTCTTAATACAACTCGATTTGAATATATGTTCTGGGATATGGCTTACCATGAAATGATGTGGCCGGTACATGACTAA
- a CDS encoding ABC transporter ATP-binding protein has product MTNTILKFNNISFQYEKNVSQKPILKKLNLNVYEGEFISFLGPSGSGKSTLFKLITGLEQPSEGEIFLRDQLVINRLGHVGYMPQQDLLLPWRTIVENASLPLEIKGMKKSEAYKKVIMLLEEFGLKGVENCFPSDLSGGMRQRVSFLRTILSGSNILLLDEPFSALDAITKLSLQEWLLAQWQKRKETILFITHDVNEALFLSDRIYVFTEAPTTELKEMKVPLQRPRNVKDLNHPDILQLKDELLDVLRSRQNL; this is encoded by the coding sequence ATGACTAATACAATTTTAAAATTCAATAATATTAGCTTTCAATATGAAAAGAATGTCAGTCAAAAACCGATTCTAAAAAAACTCAATTTGAATGTATATGAGGGAGAATTTATCAGTTTTCTTGGGCCAAGCGGATCTGGAAAAAGCACATTATTTAAATTAATTACAGGACTGGAACAACCTAGTGAAGGTGAAATATTTTTGCGAGATCAGCTTGTCATCAATAGGTTAGGTCATGTGGGTTATATGCCTCAACAAGACTTACTATTGCCTTGGCGCACAATTGTTGAAAACGCATCTCTACCACTTGAAATCAAAGGGATGAAAAAAAGTGAAGCATATAAAAAAGTCATCATGCTTTTAGAAGAGTTTGGCCTTAAAGGAGTGGAAAACTGTTTTCCAAGTGATTTATCAGGTGGCATGAGGCAACGTGTTTCTTTTTTAAGAACAATTTTAAGTGGATCCAACATTCTTTTACTTGACGAGCCGTTTAGTGCATTGGATGCGATAACAAAATTATCATTACAAGAATGGTTATTAGCTCAGTGGCAAAAGAGAAAGGAAACCATTCTATTTATTACTCATGATGTGAATGAGGCATTATTTTTATCAGATCGCATTTATGTGTTTACTGAAGCACCTACAACAGAGCTGAAAGAAATGAAGGTTCCATTGCAACGACCTAGAAATGTAAAAGACTTAAATCACCCTGATATTCTCCAACTAAAAGATGAACTATTAGATGTGTTGCGATCGAGGCAGAATCTATGA
- a CDS encoding ABC transporter substrate-binding protein, with amino-acid sequence MEENRLKRRAFVLFIVLCSVILSACSSTTTNTGGEKSKELKEVSIMLDWYPNAVHSFLYIAKEKGYFEEEGLNVDIQFPANPTDPINLAAAGKITLGISYQPDVIIARANQDVNIKSVGAIVRSPLNRVIFMEDSKIQSPKDLEGKTVGFPGIPLNESLIKSMVKADGGNPENVEMVDVGFELGSSIVSKKVDAVIGAYINHEVPVLAHEGHNTRNINPTEYGVPNYYELVAVTSDQTWEKEQDSIKAFWRAATKGYEFTAENPDEALQILLNNQDESNFPLVEDVEVQSLDILLPLMKSDEGFGSQDPQQWKETIKWLKEAGLIEKEPKVDDIYVNIGNED; translated from the coding sequence ATGGAGGAAAACAGATTGAAAAGAAGAGCGTTCGTATTGTTTATAGTATTATGTTCAGTCATTCTATCAGCATGTTCCAGTACAACAACTAATACAGGTGGGGAAAAGAGTAAAGAATTAAAAGAAGTTAGCATTATGCTAGATTGGTATCCTAATGCTGTTCACAGTTTTTTATACATCGCGAAAGAAAAAGGATATTTTGAAGAAGAAGGACTTAATGTTGATATTCAATTCCCTGCAAATCCTACAGATCCAATTAATCTGGCTGCTGCAGGAAAAATCACTTTAGGTATTTCCTATCAACCAGATGTAATTATTGCTCGGGCGAATCAAGATGTTAACATAAAATCAGTAGGTGCGATTGTACGATCACCTTTAAACCGGGTTATTTTTATGGAAGATAGCAAAATTCAATCTCCTAAAGATTTAGAAGGAAAAACAGTCGGATTCCCTGGAATTCCACTAAATGAATCACTCATAAAGTCTATGGTAAAAGCAGATGGGGGAAACCCTGAAAATGTTGAAATGGTTGATGTTGGCTTTGAACTTGGATCTTCAATTGTCAGTAAAAAGGTAGATGCTGTTATTGGTGCATATATAAACCACGAAGTACCTGTACTTGCCCATGAAGGCCATAATACCCGTAATATCAACCCTACTGAATATGGAGTACCTAATTACTATGAGCTAGTTGCCGTAACAAGTGATCAAACATGGGAAAAAGAACAGGATTCAATAAAGGCCTTTTGGAGAGCTGCAACGAAAGGATATGAATTTACTGCAGAGAATCCTGATGAAGCTTTACAGATTTTATTAAACAACCAGGATGAATCAAACTTTCCGCTTGTAGAAGATGTTGAAGTACAAAGTTTGGATATCTTATTACCGCTCATGAAATCTGATGAAGGATTTGGTAGTCAGGATCCACAACAATGGAAAGAAACGATTAAATGGTTAAAGGAAGCAGGATTAATTGAAAAAGAACCTAAAGTAGATGATATTTATGTGAATATTGGAAATGAGGATTAA
- a CDS encoding ABC transporter permease, whose amino-acid sequence MKLVHKYGPSCSFILFLLLVWEVGARILDMGFILPTPTNVIVKIWLLREPLFLEHLPATFLIIVIGLSLSIFFGVGLAIWMSISKTVEKTFYPLIIASQTIPIIALAPIFVLWFGYTIWSKVVVTVLITFFPITVNTYDGLKATSKEYKDLLKTMGASKKDIFFKLQIPGSAPYFLSGLKVAVTLSVIGAAIGEWIGAQSGLGYFSRRMMTQFDGAGVFAPIVILSIVGIGLFFIVRIVEENRLKWRKTD is encoded by the coding sequence ATGAAATTAGTACATAAATATGGACCTTCATGCAGTTTTATTTTATTTCTCCTACTTGTTTGGGAAGTAGGTGCAAGAATACTTGATATGGGCTTTATCCTTCCCACTCCAACAAATGTGATCGTTAAGATATGGCTGTTGAGGGAACCGCTATTTTTAGAACACTTACCAGCTACATTTCTTATTATCGTCATCGGGCTGAGCTTATCAATTTTCTTTGGAGTAGGCCTCGCGATATGGATGAGTATTAGTAAAACGGTTGAAAAAACATTTTATCCCTTGATCATTGCGTCTCAGACCATACCTATTATCGCACTTGCCCCTATATTTGTTCTTTGGTTTGGTTACACAATATGGAGTAAAGTTGTTGTGACTGTTCTCATTACGTTTTTTCCTATAACGGTGAATACATATGATGGACTAAAAGCAACGAGCAAGGAGTATAAGGATTTGCTTAAAACGATGGGGGCTAGTAAAAAAGATATTTTCTTTAAGCTTCAAATTCCCGGAAGTGCACCATATTTCTTATCTGGGCTGAAGGTCGCTGTTACATTAAGTGTCATTGGGGCTGCTATAGGAGAATGGATTGGTGCACAGTCCGGTTTGGGATATTTCAGTAGAAGAATGATGACCCAATTTGATGGAGCAGGTGTTTTCGCGCCTATCGTGATTCTATCAATAGTTGGAATTGGATTATTTTTTATCGTAAGAATAGTTGAAGAAAATAGACTTAAATGGAGGAAAACAGATTGA
- a CDS encoding acetylornithine deacetylase, with amino-acid sequence MAKTITQLVESVLDRKEELVSLVQKLIEFRTPAPPARNTEEAQLFIADFLKDKGFSIDVWDVYPNDPNVVGVKKGTNGTSYKSLIINGHIDVAEVHEDEQWATDPFTPFVKDGVIIGRGAADMKGGLAGALFAIQLLQEEGIELPGDLIFQSVIGEEVGEAGTLECCNRGYKADFAVVVDTSDLHIQGQGGVITGWITVKSAQTYHDATRRQMIHAGGNLFAASAIEKMTKIIQGLQELERHWAVTKSYPGFLPGTNTINPAVIEGGRHAAFIADECRLWITVHYYPNESYEEIVKEIEEHIIHVAKSDPWLREHPPIFEWGGKSMIVDRGEIFPSLEVDPAHPAVQILAATHKSILQKPPILDVSPSVTDGGWLADAGIPTVIYGPGKLQHAHSVNEQLSIDELVEFTKSILMFIYEWSHTGNEVKGEILNEI; translated from the coding sequence TTGGCAAAAACGATCACTCAATTAGTTGAAAGTGTTCTTGATAGGAAAGAAGAGTTGGTTTCTTTAGTTCAAAAGCTAATTGAATTTAGAACACCTGCACCACCGGCTAGAAACACAGAGGAAGCACAGTTGTTTATTGCGGATTTTTTAAAGGATAAGGGGTTTTCTATTGATGTGTGGGATGTATATCCAAATGATCCAAACGTTGTTGGTGTTAAGAAGGGAACTAACGGAACCTCTTATAAAAGCTTGATTATTAACGGACATATTGATGTAGCTGAGGTGCATGAAGATGAACAATGGGCAACAGATCCTTTTACCCCTTTTGTAAAAGATGGAGTAATTATTGGCCGTGGAGCTGCAGACATGAAAGGTGGCTTGGCTGGTGCATTGTTTGCTATTCAGTTATTGCAAGAGGAAGGAATTGAGCTACCAGGTGATCTTATATTTCAATCAGTGATTGGAGAAGAAGTAGGAGAAGCAGGGACTTTAGAATGCTGCAATAGAGGATATAAAGCTGATTTTGCTGTTGTAGTAGATACAAGTGATTTACATATTCAAGGTCAAGGTGGTGTCATTACTGGCTGGATTACAGTGAAAAGCGCACAAACTTATCATGATGCAACAAGGCGACAAATGATCCATGCTGGAGGGAACCTTTTTGCAGCAAGTGCAATCGAAAAAATGACCAAAATTATTCAAGGACTGCAGGAACTTGAACGTCATTGGGCTGTAACAAAAAGCTACCCGGGATTTTTACCTGGAACAAATACGATAAACCCGGCAGTTATTGAAGGTGGCCGACATGCTGCATTTATCGCGGATGAGTGCCGATTATGGATTACGGTTCACTACTATCCGAACGAATCATATGAAGAGATTGTTAAGGAGATTGAAGAGCACATTATTCATGTAGCAAAGTCTGATCCTTGGCTCCGTGAACATCCGCCTATCTTTGAATGGGGTGGTAAATCAATGATTGTTGATAGAGGAGAAATTTTTCCTTCATTAGAAGTAGATCCTGCCCATCCTGCTGTACAGATATTAGCTGCTACCCATAAATCAATACTACAAAAGCCGCCAATTTTAGATGTATCTCCCTCTGTAACAGATGGAGGATGGTTGGCTGATGCTGGAATTCCAACAGTTATCTATGGACCAGGAAAACTGCAACATGCTCATTCTGTAAATGAACAATTGTCAATCGATGAATTAGTTGAGTTCACCAAATCGATCTTAATGTTTATCTATGAATGGAGTCATACAGGAAATGAAGTAAAGGGGGAGATACTAAATGAAATTTAG